In Daphnia magna isolate NIES linkage group LG6, ASM2063170v1.1, whole genome shotgun sequence, the following are encoded in one genomic region:
- the LOC116925325 gene encoding cullin-1-like isoform X2: MMSSQRGQSSYGSKAPIDLEHIWSDLLQGIEKVYNKQAMSKKQYMDLYTHVYDYCTNVNNQGGRGNSVSIPSAATSKAKKSQAAGGAQFVGHELYKRLKEYLKAHLVSVLKNGVDYMDETVLKFYTQQWEEYQFSSKVLNGVCAYLNRHWVKRECEEGQKGIYEIYQLALVTWRENLFRHLHKQVTNAVLKLIEKERNGDPINTRLVSGVMNCYVELDQSAKGQNLSVYKDSFENSFLEDTERFYTRESAEFLRHNPVTEYMKRAEQRLTEEQKRVQTYLHEATLDKLSKTCEKVLIEKHLEIFQAEFQHLLADDKHDDLGRMYQLVSRISEGLTELRTLLEDHITQQGLSAIEREGEAAHNDPKVYVTTILDVHRKYNALVMSAFHNDAGFVAALDKACGKFINSNAVTKAANSSSKSPELLAKYCDLLLKKSAKNPEEAELEDTLNQVMVVFKYIEDKDVFQRFYSKMLAKRLVQHMSASDDAEASMISKLKQACGFEYTSKLQRMFQDIGVSKDLNEQFKRHLTNSAEPLDIDFSIQVLSSGSWPFQQSVNFSLPSELERSVQRFTTFYSSQHSGRKLHWLYQMSKGELVTNCFKNRYTLQASTLQMAVLLQYNVSTTWTATQLSDATGIKMDLLLQVAQILLKSKLLSSDDDENELQQSSQLSLFVGYKNKKLRVNINIPMKAELKQEQEATQRHLEEDRKLLIQAAIVRIMKMRKVLKHQQLLAEVLNQLSSRFKPRVHIIKKCIDILIEKEYLERTEGQKDTYSYLA; encoded by the exons ATGATGTCCAGTCAACGTGGCCAAAGCAGTTATGGGTCTAAAGCACCCATAGATCTGGAACACATTTGGTCAGACCTTTTACAAGGCATTGAAAAAGTCTACAACAAACAGGCCATGTCTAAAAAACAGTACATGGATCTATACAc TCATGTGTATGATTATTGCACCAACGTAAATAATCAAGGAGGAAGGGGAAATTCAGTTTCAATCCCCTCTGCTGCCACTAGTAAAGCCAAAAAGAGTCAGGCGGCTGGTGGGGCCCAGTTTGTGGGACATGAACTGTATAAAAGATTAAAGGAATACCTAAAGGCTCATTTAGTCAGTGTTCTTAAG AATGGAGTTGACTACATGGATGAAACTGTACTCAAGTTTTACACACAACAATGGGAAGAATACCAGTTCAGCTCAAAGGTTTTGAACGGAGTTTGTGCCTATTTAAATCG ACATTGGGTGAAACGAGAGTGTGAAGAAGGGCAGAAAGGAATTTACGAAATTTATCAATTGGCGCTTGTTACATGGAGAGAAAACTTATTTCGCCATCTCCACAAACAA GTAACAAATGCCGTGCTGAAACTCATTGAAAAAGAGCGAAACGGAGATCCTATTAATACACGATTAGTTAGCGGTGTCATGAACTGCTACGTTGAACTTG ATCAGTCAGCCAAGGGACAGAATTTATCGGTCTATAAGGATTCATTTGAGAATTCATTCTTAGAGGATACCGAGCGCTTCTATACCCGGGAAAGTGCCGAGTTCCTCCGCCACAATCCAGTGACAGAGTACATGAAGCGAGCCGAACAGCGGTTAACTGAGGAACAAAAACGAGTGCAGACATACTTGCATGAAGCCACCCTTGACAAATTAAGCAAAACCTGTGAAAAAGTCCTCATAGAAAAGCATTTGGAGATCTTTCAG GCGGAATTTCAACACCTCCTTGCCGACGACAAACATGATGACCTCGGGCGGATGTACCAATTGGTGTCGCGCATATCAGAAGGGTTAACGGAATTGCGAACATTGCTCGAAGATCACATAACCCAGCAAGGCTTGTCGGCCATCGAACGCGAAGGAGAAGCAGCACACAATGATCCTAAG GTTTACGTTACTACCATTTTGGACGTGCATCGTAAATACAACGCCCTTGTGATGTCAGCGTTTCATAACGATGCTGGATTTGTGGCCGCTTTGGACAAAGCTTGCGGGAAGTTCATTAATAGCAACGCCGTGACAAAGGCTGCAAATTCCTCGTCGAAATCGCCAGAATTGCTGGCCAAATACTGTGATCTTTTACTGAAAAAGAGCGCCAAAAATCCTGAAGAGGCCGAATTAGAGGATACGTTAAATCAAGTG ATGGTCGTCTTCAAGTATATTGAAGACAAAGACGTATTCCAGAGGTTCTACAGCAAAATGCTGGCAAAGCGTTTGGTGCAGCATATGTCGGCTTCGGACGACGCCGAAGCGTCAATGATCTCCAAATTAAAACAAGCCTGTGGTTTCGAATATACTTCTAAACTTCAGCGCATGTTTCAAGACATCGGAGTCAGTAAAGATCTCAACGAACAATTTAAGCGCCATCTAACCAATTCTGCCGAGCCGCTTGACATCGACTTCAGTATTCAG GTCCTGTCGTCTGGTTCGTGGCCTTTTCAGCAATCAGTCAACTTTTCTCTTCCATCCGAATTAGAGCGCTCCGTCCAACGTTTTACTACCTTTTACAGCAGCCAACACAGTGGTCGCAAATTACATTGGCTCTATCAGATGTCTAAAGGCGAATTAGTCACCAATTGTTTCAAAAATAGATACACTCTTCAG GCTTCAACTTTACAGATGGCTGTACTCTTGCAATACAACGTCTCTACTACTTGGACAGCCACACAGCTAAGCGATGCAACAGGAATCAAAATGGATTTATTGCTGCAG GTGGCACAAATTCTGCTGAAATCTAAACTGTTGTCGTCTGACGATGACGAAAACGAATTGCAGCAGTCATCTCAGCTGTCGCTTTTTGTTGGATACAAAAA CAAAAAATTACGCGTTAACATCAACATTCCAATGAAGGCGGAACTGAAACAAGAGCAAGAAGCGACGCAACGGCATTTAGAAGAAGACAGGAAGCTATTGATCCAAGCCGCAATTGTACGAATCATGAAAATGCGCAAAGTACTTAAACATCAACAGTTACTAGCTGAGGTTCTAAATCAGCTCTCCTCTCGGTTCAAGCCGAGAGTTCACATAATAAAG aaatGTATTGACATTCTCATCGAAAAGGAATACTTGGAGAGAACCGAGGGACAGAAGGATACTTATTCCTACCTCGCATGA
- the LOC116925325 gene encoding cullin-1-like isoform X1, which produces MMSSQRGQSSYGSKAPIDLEHIWSDLLQGIEKVYNKQAMSKKQYMDLYTHVYDYCTNVNNQGGRGNSVSIPSAATSKAKKSQAAGGAQFVGHELYKRLKEYLKAHLVSVLKNGVDYMDETVLKFYTQQWEEYQFSSKVLNGVCAYLNRHWVKRECEEGQKGIYEIYQLALVTWRENLFRHLHKQVTNAVLKLIEKERNGDPINTRLVSGVMNCYVELGLNEEDQSAKGQNLSVYKDSFENSFLEDTERFYTRESAEFLRHNPVTEYMKRAEQRLTEEQKRVQTYLHEATLDKLSKTCEKVLIEKHLEIFQAEFQHLLADDKHDDLGRMYQLVSRISEGLTELRTLLEDHITQQGLSAIEREGEAAHNDPKVYVTTILDVHRKYNALVMSAFHNDAGFVAALDKACGKFINSNAVTKAANSSSKSPELLAKYCDLLLKKSAKNPEEAELEDTLNQVMVVFKYIEDKDVFQRFYSKMLAKRLVQHMSASDDAEASMISKLKQACGFEYTSKLQRMFQDIGVSKDLNEQFKRHLTNSAEPLDIDFSIQVLSSGSWPFQQSVNFSLPSELERSVQRFTTFYSSQHSGRKLHWLYQMSKGELVTNCFKNRYTLQASTLQMAVLLQYNVSTTWTATQLSDATGIKMDLLLQVAQILLKSKLLSSDDDENELQQSSQLSLFVGYKNKKLRVNINIPMKAELKQEQEATQRHLEEDRKLLIQAAIVRIMKMRKVLKHQQLLAEVLNQLSSRFKPRVHIIKKCIDILIEKEYLERTEGQKDTYSYLA; this is translated from the exons ATGATGTCCAGTCAACGTGGCCAAAGCAGTTATGGGTCTAAAGCACCCATAGATCTGGAACACATTTGGTCAGACCTTTTACAAGGCATTGAAAAAGTCTACAACAAACAGGCCATGTCTAAAAAACAGTACATGGATCTATACAc TCATGTGTATGATTATTGCACCAACGTAAATAATCAAGGAGGAAGGGGAAATTCAGTTTCAATCCCCTCTGCTGCCACTAGTAAAGCCAAAAAGAGTCAGGCGGCTGGTGGGGCCCAGTTTGTGGGACATGAACTGTATAAAAGATTAAAGGAATACCTAAAGGCTCATTTAGTCAGTGTTCTTAAG AATGGAGTTGACTACATGGATGAAACTGTACTCAAGTTTTACACACAACAATGGGAAGAATACCAGTTCAGCTCAAAGGTTTTGAACGGAGTTTGTGCCTATTTAAATCG ACATTGGGTGAAACGAGAGTGTGAAGAAGGGCAGAAAGGAATTTACGAAATTTATCAATTGGCGCTTGTTACATGGAGAGAAAACTTATTTCGCCATCTCCACAAACAA GTAACAAATGCCGTGCTGAAACTCATTGAAAAAGAGCGAAACGGAGATCCTATTAATACACGATTAGTTAGCGGTGTCATGAACTGCTACGTTGAACTTG gcttgAACGAGGAAGATCAGTCAGCCAAGGGACAGAATTTATCGGTCTATAAGGATTCATTTGAGAATTCATTCTTAGAGGATACCGAGCGCTTCTATACCCGGGAAAGTGCCGAGTTCCTCCGCCACAATCCAGTGACAGAGTACATGAAGCGAGCCGAACAGCGGTTAACTGAGGAACAAAAACGAGTGCAGACATACTTGCATGAAGCCACCCTTGACAAATTAAGCAAAACCTGTGAAAAAGTCCTCATAGAAAAGCATTTGGAGATCTTTCAG GCGGAATTTCAACACCTCCTTGCCGACGACAAACATGATGACCTCGGGCGGATGTACCAATTGGTGTCGCGCATATCAGAAGGGTTAACGGAATTGCGAACATTGCTCGAAGATCACATAACCCAGCAAGGCTTGTCGGCCATCGAACGCGAAGGAGAAGCAGCACACAATGATCCTAAG GTTTACGTTACTACCATTTTGGACGTGCATCGTAAATACAACGCCCTTGTGATGTCAGCGTTTCATAACGATGCTGGATTTGTGGCCGCTTTGGACAAAGCTTGCGGGAAGTTCATTAATAGCAACGCCGTGACAAAGGCTGCAAATTCCTCGTCGAAATCGCCAGAATTGCTGGCCAAATACTGTGATCTTTTACTGAAAAAGAGCGCCAAAAATCCTGAAGAGGCCGAATTAGAGGATACGTTAAATCAAGTG ATGGTCGTCTTCAAGTATATTGAAGACAAAGACGTATTCCAGAGGTTCTACAGCAAAATGCTGGCAAAGCGTTTGGTGCAGCATATGTCGGCTTCGGACGACGCCGAAGCGTCAATGATCTCCAAATTAAAACAAGCCTGTGGTTTCGAATATACTTCTAAACTTCAGCGCATGTTTCAAGACATCGGAGTCAGTAAAGATCTCAACGAACAATTTAAGCGCCATCTAACCAATTCTGCCGAGCCGCTTGACATCGACTTCAGTATTCAG GTCCTGTCGTCTGGTTCGTGGCCTTTTCAGCAATCAGTCAACTTTTCTCTTCCATCCGAATTAGAGCGCTCCGTCCAACGTTTTACTACCTTTTACAGCAGCCAACACAGTGGTCGCAAATTACATTGGCTCTATCAGATGTCTAAAGGCGAATTAGTCACCAATTGTTTCAAAAATAGATACACTCTTCAG GCTTCAACTTTACAGATGGCTGTACTCTTGCAATACAACGTCTCTACTACTTGGACAGCCACACAGCTAAGCGATGCAACAGGAATCAAAATGGATTTATTGCTGCAG GTGGCACAAATTCTGCTGAAATCTAAACTGTTGTCGTCTGACGATGACGAAAACGAATTGCAGCAGTCATCTCAGCTGTCGCTTTTTGTTGGATACAAAAA CAAAAAATTACGCGTTAACATCAACATTCCAATGAAGGCGGAACTGAAACAAGAGCAAGAAGCGACGCAACGGCATTTAGAAGAAGACAGGAAGCTATTGATCCAAGCCGCAATTGTACGAATCATGAAAATGCGCAAAGTACTTAAACATCAACAGTTACTAGCTGAGGTTCTAAATCAGCTCTCCTCTCGGTTCAAGCCGAGAGTTCACATAATAAAG aaatGTATTGACATTCTCATCGAAAAGGAATACTTGGAGAGAACCGAGGGACAGAAGGATACTTATTCCTACCTCGCATGA
- the LOC116925651 gene encoding uncharacterized protein LOC116925651 — MQRQELIHLKENVKKMKSALHSKQLLYDANKKEMALAMEKLKSEEQSRKSLQKEIERISKQLVLVTADKEKLVEKLEHSKTDLMLLKQHKIDDHPVNKVPIMLKCIRKQSLLIDNLLRQISCLEQSKNLL, encoded by the exons ATGCAAAGACAGGAATTAATTCATCTTAAGgagaatgtaaaaaaaatgaaaagcgcCCTTCATTCGAAGCAGTTGCTTTATGATGCTaacaagaaagaaatggcGTTAGCGATGGAGAAGTTGAAATCGGAAGAACAGTCACGAAAGTCTTTACAAAAG GAAATCGAAAGGATTTCTAAACAGTTAGTGCTTGTCACAGCCGATAAGGAGAAATTGGTGGAAAAGCTAGAACATTCAAAGACGGACCTCATGTTGTTAAAGCAACATAAAATTGACGATCATCCCGTTAACAAAGTTCCCATAATGCTCAAATGTATTCGGAAACAGTCCCTACTAATCGATAACTTATTAAGGCAAATATCGTGCTTGGAACAGTCGAAAAACTTATTGTAA